TCATTAGAAACGCCACTTCATCCGAATTAAACAACGCGTTGTACAAAATGATGCCCGAAGAAAATACCAGCATCAACATCAATGCCAAAAAAAAGGCGTTGTATAACGGCTCGATGACATTGGTATGGATGGAAGGCGACGATAAAAAATTAAAACCCTGATAAAACAGCACGAACAATCCACACCAGAAAAACAAGCTCAGCGAGCCCACCAACGACATCCGCAACCGAGCTGAAGACAACATCCAGCGCAAGGTCGACAACGCGGAGCGCCCGCGCAACCGCCAGAAAACGTGCGATTCGTTCTGCTCGGAAAGCAATCCGCCGACAGGCGGAATGAAGTCGCTGTAAAGAACCCTGGTCATAGCACGCTCCGCGGTCACACCAACTCAGGTCGATTCGCGCGCCGCCGCCTCTTCCGCGGTCGCGGTCAAATCCAGGTACATCCGCTCCAGGCTGGTGTGTTCCTGTGCCAATTGTTGGCGCAATTGGTCGACCGTGCCCAGAAAACGCAACTTGCCGCGATCGACAATCCCGATGCGATCGGCGATTTCCTCCGCCAATCCTAACGTATGCGTGGACATAAATATTGTCATCCCGGCGTCGGCCCGTTCCCGAAGCAAATCTTTCACCAACCGCATACTGCGCGGGTCTAACCCGACCATGGGTTCATCCAGCACCAACACCGCCGGATCGTGCAACAATGCCGCCGCAAACACCAGTCGTTGCTTCATCCCGTGCGAATAGCTTTCGGTCATTTGGTCCACAAATTCCGCCAGGCTAAAATTCTGAATTTCCCGCGCCATCCGGGTGGCGGCTTCTTCTCGACCTAACCCGTATAAATCGGCAATGAATTGCAGAAATTCCCGGCCCGAAAGTTTCTCGTACAAATAGGGCTCT
This genomic window from Pirellulales bacterium contains:
- a CDS encoding ABC transporter ATP-binding protein: MIEFNQVVRNYGPKMAVDHLTLAIPPGELFALLGPNGAGKTTSIKMLVGLLRPTAGTVHICNYDVVRETRQANRCLGYVPEEPYLYEKLSGREFLQFIADLYGLGREEAATRMAREIQNFSLAEFVDQMTESYSHGMKQRLVFAAALLHDPAVLVLDEPMVGLDPRSMRLVKDLLRERADAGMTIFMSTHTLGLAEEIADRIGIVDRGKLRFLGTVDQLRQQLAQEHTSLERMYLDLTATAEEAAAREST